Proteins encoded by one window of Aphidius gifuensis isolate YNYX2018 linkage group LG2, ASM1490517v1, whole genome shotgun sequence:
- the LOC122850023 gene encoding 39S ribosomal protein L1, mitochondrial, producing MSCVAGGKLLSILGFSINQQINTRYNQLFSPLLQVRNYAARKGTREKARKKKVKVEVKKVGFIPHNLRVKKEDFIRIDRLRYDDAGQPFATDDVWLRKYHKTRIFSFEEAIECHRETHHPTSYGLPNAFVYASFDLDMQAEKVGKLVEGFIRSVNLPHQFDHGEVRNIIAFSKHPELNQLADEAGAAVSGGSELIGKIQTGEVSLTDIQFAVAHPQIMSELSVIKGLLKRRFPSPRAGTLGIDLAAMVLKIKNAIKYSVRQHERQPAFGIASVPIGLLSMDIKELEANAIAVMQDVNKAKPKRPEPFITKVCLTSPPSPELLKIDHEFYLESDKKRDTSYDSDEEEEVSVFN from the exons ATGTCGTGTGTTGCTGGag gaAAGTTGTTGTCAATCCTTGGATTTTCAatcaatcaacaaataaataccagatacaatcaattattttctcCATTATTACAAGTAAGAAATTATGCTGCTCGTAAAGGAACAAGAGAAAAAGCAAGAAAAAAGAAAGTCAAAGTTGAAGTTAAAAAAGTTGGATTTATTCCACATAATTTGAGAGTAAAAAAAGA AGATTTTATACGCATTGATAGATTAAGATATGATGACGCTGGACAACCATTTGCCACTGATGATGTTTGGCTCagaaaatatcataaaacaaGAATATTTAGTTTTGAAGAAGCAATTGAATGTCACAGAGAAACACATCATCCAACTTCTTATGGTTTACCAAATGCATTTGTTTATGCTTCATTTGATCTTGACATGCAG GCagaaaaagttggaaaattaGTTGAAGGATTTATTCGTTCTGTTAATCTTCCTCATCAATTTGATCATGGTGAAGTTAGAAATATCATAGCATTTTCAAAACATCCAGAATTAAATCAACTTGCTGATGAAGCTGGAGCTGCAGTCTCAGGTGGTTCTGAATTAATAGGAAAAATTcag acTGGAGAGGTATCACTTACTGACATTCAGTTTGCTGTTGCTCATCCACAAATAATGTCAGAATTATCAGTGATAAAAGGACTTTTAAAAAGAAGATTCCCAAGTCCTCGTGCAG GTACATTGGGTATTGATCTTGCTGCaatggtattaaaaataaaaaatgcaataaaatATTCTGTACGTCAACATGAACGACAACCTGCATTTGGTATTGCATCTGTTCCAATTGGACTT CTTAGCATGGATATAAAAGAATTAGAAGCAAATGCTATTGCAGTTATGCAAGATGTTAATAAAGCAAAACCAAAACGACCAGAGCCTTTTATCACCAA aGTTTGTTTGACAAGTCCACCATCACCAGAACTTCTTAAAATTGATCATGAGTTTTACTTGGAATCTGATAAAAAACGTGATACCAGTTATGATtcagatgaagaagaagaagtgtctgtgtttaattaa